One Parvularculales bacterium DNA window includes the following coding sequences:
- a CDS encoding glycerophosphodiester phosphodiesterase family protein: MAHFPPPNSSKGRPLVVAHRGGAGLKPENTLAAIETALEMEVDAIEVDVHLSADGVVVVHHNESLNPSIARGADGCWLLSPTPLIKNLTLSQLQRYDIGRLKPDSDYGAKFPHQESVGRVHIPTLDDVIETIYRLGRPSTQLFLELKTCLFDPARGADPKRLAAKAVERITHHNMIARTRLLSFNWIALLEARRLLPEIPNFFLTVPFALIDSARYNAPDGPYERMGLARTRPAPWAAGFNWQDSKETGIGARMAHTVARARDQGQADGWALWRGDLSPEIAAYACALGINLACWTVNETNDMTSAITHGVTAIITDRPDRLLDLLNSP; the protein is encoded by the coding sequence ATGGCCCACTTCCCACCCCCTAATAGTTCAAAGGGTAGACCGCTTGTTGTCGCCCACCGGGGTGGGGCCGGATTAAAGCCGGAAAACACCCTTGCTGCCATTGAAACAGCTCTGGAGATGGAGGTAGATGCCATAGAGGTTGATGTTCACCTCTCTGCCGATGGCGTGGTGGTGGTACACCATAACGAAAGTTTGAACCCCTCTATAGCCCGTGGAGCGGATGGTTGCTGGCTGCTATCCCCCACGCCACTTATTAAAAATCTCACCCTTTCCCAGCTCCAACGCTATGACATTGGGAGGCTCAAGCCCGATAGCGATTATGGGGCTAAGTTTCCTCATCAGGAGTCGGTTGGTAGGGTGCACATTCCCACCTTGGATGATGTCATAGAAACTATCTACCGGCTGGGCCGTCCTAGTACGCAGCTTTTTCTCGAGCTTAAAACATGTCTTTTTGACCCTGCCCGTGGTGCGGACCCAAAACGATTGGCTGCCAAAGCCGTCGAGAGGATAACGCACCACAATATGATAGCGCGAACACGGCTGCTTTCTTTTAACTGGATTGCACTCCTTGAAGCGCGGCGGCTGCTACCGGAGATCCCTAACTTTTTTTTAACGGTGCCTTTTGCTCTGATAGACTCTGCCCGCTACAATGCTCCCGATGGTCCTTATGAGAGGATGGGCCTTGCCCGCACCCGGCCGGCACCTTGGGCGGCGGGGTTTAACTGGCAAGACAGTAAGGAGACCGGTATAGGCGCACGGATGGCTCATACCGTTGCACGTGCCCGTGATCAGGGTCAGGCAGATGGATGGGCGCTTTGGCGTGGCGACCTTAGCCCTGAAATAGCCGCTTATGCCTGCGCTCTTGGAATTAATTTGGCCTGCTGGACAGTTAATGAAACAAACGATATGACTTCTGCGATAACACATGGTGTCACCGCCATCATAACCGACAGACCGGACCGTCTTCTTGATCTTTTGAATTCCCCCTAG
- the infC gene encoding translation initiation factor IF-3 yields the protein MRKPDSEKPSKDGLRVNEMITAPRVLVIDAEGKKRDVLDIDTALALAEEAELDLLEVSPHTEPPVCKILDYGKFKYEEQKKASRARRNQKTVETKEIKMRPNIDTHDYEVKMRSIMRFFEEGDKVKVTLRFRGREMAHQHLGMTLLERVREQTEDVAKVELQPKIEGRQMVMVLAPR from the coding sequence ATTCGCAAACCAGATAGTGAAAAACCATCAAAAGACGGCCTTCGGGTAAATGAGATGATTACGGCACCTCGTGTGCTGGTTATTGATGCTGAAGGCAAAAAACGTGATGTGTTAGATATTGATACCGCACTCGCTCTTGCCGAAGAGGCCGAGCTTGATTTGCTGGAAGTATCGCCCCACACCGAGCCCCCTGTCTGCAAGATATTGGATTATGGCAAATTCAAATATGAAGAGCAGAAGAAAGCTAGCCGGGCGCGGCGTAATCAAAAAACCGTTGAGACCAAAGAAATCAAAATGCGGCCCAACATAGATACCCATGATTATGAGGTTAAGATGCGGTCCATTATGCGGTTCTTTGAAGAAGGGGATAAAGTCAAGGTGACGCTTCGGTTTCGGGGGCGGGAGATGGCCCATCAGCATTTAGGTATGACACTTCTTGAGCGTGTGCGCGAGCAGACAGAAGACGTAGCCAAGGTAGAATTACAACCCAAAATAGAGGGCCGTCAGATGGTCATGGTGTTAGCCCCTCGCTAG
- a CDS encoding protein meaA produces MSDNKSQTTKDALRRDTPWIFRTYAGHSTASASNALFRENMSRGQTGLSIAFDLPTQTGYDPDHPLARGEVGKVGVPVAHLGDMRTLFEDIPLDRMNTSMTINATALWLYALYVALADERGIDRHTLSGTTQNDILKEYLARGAYIFAPDPSMRLTADLIAFAYRETPKWNPVNVCSYHLQEAGATPVQEVAFALAAARTVLSRVRNGGQIDEDDFVHIVGRISFFVNAGVRFITELCKMRAFARLWDEICCEEYGVEDERLRRFRYGVQVNSLGLTEQQPENNVYRILLEMLAVTLSRDARARAVQLPAWNEAIGLPRPWDQQWSLRMQQILAYETDLLEHDDIFNGSLVIEEKVENMMGQIRKTVAEIDAMGGAVAAIENGYMKQQLVMSNQARVAAIEQNDQIVVGVNHFQETAPSPLATGVDSVVTPSRETEEEQIACLNAWRAQRDERKVKEALETLERTGREGGSLMPPSIEAARAGVTTGEWGHVLRLVFGEYRAPTGVGGQGASRAKSAESAAVRLRERVVSLANRLGRRPRLLVGKPGLDGHSNGAEQIALRARDCGMEVIYEGIRLTAVEIVKAALEESVHIVGLSILSGSHLALVHDVMERMEATGIGYVPVVVGGIIPAHDADTLKRYGVAAVYTPRDFQLDTIMADMISIIEKRNLKKENET; encoded by the coding sequence ATGTCTGACAACAAAAGCCAAACCACCAAAGATGCGTTGCGCCGTGATACCCCGTGGATTTTTCGCACCTACGCGGGGCATTCTACGGCTTCTGCCTCTAATGCGCTATTTCGGGAAAACATGTCCCGCGGACAAACGGGACTCTCTATAGCTTTTGACCTCCCTACCCAGACCGGCTATGACCCCGATCATCCTCTCGCCCGGGGCGAAGTCGGCAAAGTAGGCGTACCAGTTGCGCATCTGGGTGATATGAGAACCCTGTTTGAGGATATTCCCTTAGACCGGATGAATACCTCTATGACCATCAATGCCACGGCTCTCTGGTTATATGCCCTTTATGTTGCTCTGGCCGACGAACGAGGTATTGACCGGCACACTCTTTCAGGCACAACCCAGAACGACATCCTAAAAGAATATCTGGCGCGCGGGGCTTATATATTCGCACCTGACCCCTCTATGAGATTAACCGCCGATCTTATCGCTTTTGCTTACCGGGAAACGCCAAAGTGGAATCCCGTGAATGTCTGCTCGTATCATTTGCAGGAGGCCGGAGCGACTCCGGTTCAGGAGGTAGCCTTTGCGCTGGCAGCTGCCCGAACTGTGCTGAGCCGGGTGCGCAACGGCGGTCAAATTGACGAAGATGATTTCGTTCACATTGTCGGCCGCATTAGTTTTTTTGTTAATGCCGGTGTGCGCTTTATCACCGAATTATGCAAGATGCGGGCTTTTGCGCGGTTGTGGGATGAGATATGCTGCGAGGAGTATGGCGTTGAAGATGAACGATTGCGGCGCTTTCGCTATGGGGTTCAGGTCAACTCTCTGGGATTGACGGAGCAACAACCTGAAAACAATGTCTATCGAATTTTGCTTGAGATGTTAGCGGTAACCTTGTCGCGGGATGCGCGGGCGCGGGCCGTTCAACTGCCGGCATGGAACGAAGCCATAGGTCTCCCCCGCCCGTGGGATCAGCAATGGTCGCTCAGAATGCAGCAGATATTAGCCTATGAGACAGACCTTCTGGAGCATGATGATATTTTCAATGGGTCCTTGGTGATTGAAGAAAAAGTAGAAAACATGATGGGGCAAATCAGAAAGACAGTCGCAGAGATAGATGCCATGGGTGGTGCCGTGGCGGCGATTGAAAATGGCTATATGAAACAGCAGCTCGTTATGTCCAATCAGGCGCGTGTTGCGGCTATTGAACAAAACGATCAAATTGTTGTGGGGGTGAACCACTTTCAGGAAACGGCACCTTCCCCCCTTGCTACCGGTGTTGACAGTGTGGTGACGCCGTCTCGTGAGACGGAGGAAGAACAGATTGCGTGTCTTAACGCATGGCGGGCACAACGGGACGAGCGCAAAGTCAAAGAGGCTCTTGAAACCCTTGAGCGTACCGGGCGGGAGGGCGGTTCCCTCATGCCACCATCTATAGAGGCGGCCCGCGCCGGTGTTACCACCGGAGAATGGGGCCATGTTTTACGGCTTGTGTTTGGTGAGTATCGCGCGCCCACAGGTGTGGGGGGACAGGGGGCGTCACGGGCAAAAAGTGCCGAAAGTGCAGCAGTCCGGTTGCGCGAGCGGGTTGTCTCTCTGGCAAATAGATTGGGCCGCCGCCCCCGTCTTTTGGTGGGCAAACCCGGGTTGGACGGACACTCAAACGGTGCGGAACAAATAGCCCTGCGCGCACGGGATTGCGGCATGGAGGTGATTTACGAAGGCATTCGCCTGACCGCCGTCGAGATTGTCAAGGCCGCCCTCGAAGAAAGTGTTCATATCGTGGGCTTGTCTATTTTGTCCGGCTCTCATCTGGCTTTAGTCCATGATGTGATGGAGCGTATGGAGGCGACAGGCATTGGATATGTGCCGGTGGTCGTAGGCGGTATTATTCCGGCCCATGATGCGGACACACTTAAACGATATGGCGTAGCGGCAGTTTATACCCCGCGTGATTTCCAGTTAGATACTATTATGGCAGATATGATATCTATCATTGAGAAACGCAATCTGAAGAAGGAGAATGAAACATGA
- a CDS encoding ankyrin repeat domain-containing protein produces MRTKAGIFLGCLFLLSVLLSPLQAQGNVLSDTVCDAYRYQRGPCRLLDVTFWRTVTVTDVESALRQDADINARNKGGFTPLHFATRYSAPVAVVELLLENGANIEVRSESLGYTPLHFAARNSKAAVVKLLLDRGADIEARVKINGLTPLHEAAGSSKTPAVVKLLLNHGADIGDGGTFGETPLHLGASYSQTPSVIKLLLDHGADIDARNEGGQTPLYYAASDSETPAVVKLLLDHEADIESRDEDGKTPLHAAASFNPTLAVVELLLNRGADGAARDNSGNTPLDYVQYNEFLKGTEAYRRLKDAQY; encoded by the coding sequence ATGAGAACAAAAGCGGGTATCTTTCTGGGGTGTCTGTTTTTATTGTCCGTCTTGCTATCCCCTCTTCAGGCGCAAGGTAATGTGTTGTCGGATACAGTGTGCGACGCGTATCGGTATCAACGCGGGCCTTGCCGGTTGTTGGATGTGACGTTTTGGCGGACGGTTACGGTGACCGATGTAGAATCCGCTCTTCGTCAGGACGCTGATATCAACGCCCGCAATAAGGGTGGTTTCACGCCCCTGCATTTTGCAACGCGCTATAGTGCACCAGTGGCAGTGGTAGAACTGTTGCTGGAGAACGGGGCTAATATAGAGGTTCGCAGTGAGTCGCTTGGTTACACACCCCTGCATTTTGCGGCGCGCAATAGCAAGGCGGCGGTTGTGAAACTATTGTTGGACCGTGGTGCCGATATAGAGGCTCGTGTAAAGATTAACGGGTTAACGCCCCTGCATGAGGCAGCGGGTAGTAGCAAAACACCGGCGGTGGTGAAACTATTACTGAATCACGGGGCTGATATAGGAGACGGCGGTACGTTTGGAGAAACACCCTTGCATTTGGGGGCGTCCTATAGCCAAACACCATCGGTGATAAAACTGTTACTAGACCATGGGGCCGATATAGATGCCCGCAATGAGGGTGGACAAACGCCCTTGTATTATGCGGCGAGCGATAGCGAAACACCAGCAGTGGTGAAACTGTTACTGGATCATGAGGCTGATATAGAGTCTCGCGATGAGGATGGAAAAACGCCCCTGCATGCGGCAGCGTCATTCAATCCCACTCTGGCGGTAGTGGAATTATTACTAAATCGCGGGGCCGATGGCGCGGCGCGGGACAACTCGGGAAACACACCTCTTGACTATGTTCAGTACAATGAGTTTCTCAAGGGAACCGAAGCCTATCGGCGGCTAAAAGATGCTCAATATTAA
- a CDS encoding AEC family transporter, which produces MLSWELWGSYYGSALTSLTLGALIAHFILRRPLGDSAIIGFSGGFSNLVLLGLPITLTYFGNEALSPFFLILAVHSIIMYSVSTFLVEIARVKRTGTTQNTNPKIIRIIWAGLQGMVRNVIILSLVLGIIWSQTGFELHDVIKSFLNLLGRAGIPAALFVMGAMLTQYKLHHSLGAASFISLFKLVVHPLIAFMLARYVFALPTLWVGTITLMASMLTGIFTFLLANRYPMAQGGASSAIGFSTLLSMVSIIIVLGLLTP; this is translated from the coding sequence GTGTTGTCGTGGGAGTTGTGGGGCAGCTACTATGGAAGTGCCCTTACAAGCCTGACATTGGGCGCTCTTATCGCGCACTTTATTTTACGCCGCCCGTTGGGAGACAGCGCCATCATCGGCTTTAGCGGCGGGTTCTCTAATCTCGTCTTGTTGGGCTTGCCTATTACCCTAACTTATTTTGGCAACGAAGCACTGTCACCCTTCTTCCTCATTCTCGCAGTTCATAGCATCATTATGTATAGCGTTTCAACCTTTCTGGTTGAAATAGCGCGAGTCAAACGAACCGGAACAACACAAAACACCAACCCCAAAATAATCCGCATTATATGGGCCGGATTACAAGGCATGGTCCGCAATGTTATTATCTTATCTCTGGTGCTAGGCATTATATGGAGCCAGACAGGCTTTGAACTACACGACGTCATAAAAAGTTTTTTGAACTTGTTGGGACGTGCAGGCATCCCCGCCGCTCTCTTCGTTATGGGCGCTATGCTAACTCAATATAAACTCCATCACAGCCTTGGGGCGGCAAGTTTCATATCATTGTTTAAACTTGTGGTACATCCTCTGATAGCTTTTATGCTGGCGCGTTATGTCTTCGCCTTGCCCACTTTGTGGGTTGGCACCATCACTCTCATGGCTTCTATGCTAACGGGGATTTTTACATTCCTCTTAGCCAATCGTTACCCCATGGCACAAGGTGGGGCCTCCAGCGCTATTGGATTCTCAACCCTGCTTAGCATGGTCTCCATTATCATCGTGCTGGGGCTGCTTACCCCGTAA
- the gluQRS gene encoding tRNA glutamyl-Q(34) synthetase GluQRS: MSSAVLRFAPSPNGYLHLGHVWSACLAFDEAKRLGGRFLLRIEDIDQGRSKTVFEEAIYEDLRWLGLRWEEPVWRQSEHFDDYERALRQLRDMDVVYPCWATRGEIRSAIESTAGGLRRWPKDADGQPFYPGLYRDISPAQRNGLMWEGGQFAWRLNMQKALARLEEKAESLMFVEGRERRRCISVQAETIGDVVIARKDFPTSYHLSVTLDDAVQGVSLITRGHDLLPATGVHRILQELLGLPQPDYYHHELVRDDRGRRLSKKAGDVGIRMLRERGETPESVRCLARAGVGLRGKQPQHDDNGDHAKQG, encoded by the coding sequence ATGTCATCCGCTGTCCTTCGTTTTGCACCGAGTCCTAATGGATATTTACATTTAGGTCATGTCTGGTCGGCGTGTTTAGCGTTTGATGAGGCAAAGCGTCTTGGGGGCCGTTTCTTGTTGCGCATCGAGGATATTGATCAGGGCCGGAGTAAAACTGTTTTTGAGGAGGCTATTTACGAAGATTTGCGCTGGTTAGGGCTTAGGTGGGAGGAGCCGGTGTGGCGACAATCGGAGCATTTTGATGACTATGAGCGTGCCTTGCGTCAATTACGGGATATGGACGTTGTTTATCCGTGTTGGGCAACACGGGGAGAGATTAGATCTGCCATTGAAAGTACGGCGGGAGGGTTGCGGCGGTGGCCGAAGGATGCGGATGGCCAACCGTTTTATCCGGGATTATATCGGGATATAAGTCCAGCTCAACGTAATGGATTAATGTGGGAGGGTGGTCAATTTGCGTGGCGTCTCAATATGCAAAAAGCATTGGCGCGGTTGGAGGAGAAGGCCGAGTCTTTAATGTTTGTGGAGGGACGGGAGCGGCGCCGTTGTATATCGGTGCAGGCTGAGACTATTGGTGATGTTGTCATTGCCCGCAAAGATTTCCCAACGAGTTATCATTTAAGTGTCACGCTGGACGATGCGGTGCAAGGGGTAAGCCTGATAACGAGGGGTCATGATTTGCTACCCGCTACAGGTGTTCACCGGATTTTGCAGGAGTTGTTGGGATTGCCTCAACCGGATTATTATCATCACGAGCTGGTGCGTGATGATCGGGGGCGGCGGCTATCTAAGAAGGCGGGGGATGTGGGTATTCGCATGTTGCGGGAGCGGGGTGAGACACCTGAGAGTGTCCGGTGTTTGGCGCGTGCCGGCGTTGGATTACGGGGTAAGCAGCCCCAGCACGATGATAATGGAGACCATGCTAAGCAGGGTTGA
- a CDS encoding dienelactone hydrolase family protein, with the protein MSTPLSGPRLPPTASGPPGRLVILCHGYGADGNDLISLGPHWQKLMPDAAFVAPNAPQPCAMGGTGYQWFPITRTDPTETERGVTVATPVLEEFIKAELSHYQLTQDRLALVGFSQGTMMALHIGLRGDINPAAIVGFSGTLTGGETLGDTIKSRPPVLLVHGDADNMIPPTAMYSAAQTMGRVGLGVQWHISQGVGHGIGPDGLSLAGHFLSDAFAGRFKGMQSGEAVPDA; encoded by the coding sequence ATGAGCACACCTCTTTCAGGCCCTCGCCTCCCGCCCACCGCCTCTGGCCCTCCGGGCCGGTTGGTTATCTTGTGTCATGGTTATGGCGCGGACGGTAATGATTTAATCAGTCTTGGCCCCCACTGGCAAAAACTCATGCCCGACGCCGCTTTTGTAGCCCCCAATGCCCCCCAACCGTGCGCCATGGGAGGCACAGGCTATCAATGGTTTCCCATTACCCGCACCGACCCCACGGAAACGGAGAGAGGTGTTACTGTCGCCACACCCGTTCTGGAGGAATTCATCAAGGCTGAACTCTCTCACTATCAACTCACCCAAGACCGCCTTGCCCTTGTGGGATTTAGTCAGGGAACCATGATGGCTCTCCATATAGGTTTGCGGGGTGATATTAATCCGGCAGCGATTGTTGGTTTTTCCGGTACTCTAACCGGCGGTGAGACGTTGGGTGATACTATCAAATCCCGTCCGCCGGTGTTGCTCGTTCATGGGGATGCGGACAACATGATCCCCCCCACCGCCATGTATAGTGCCGCTCAAACTATGGGGCGGGTTGGTCTCGGGGTTCAATGGCACATTAGTCAAGGCGTAGGACATGGCATTGGCCCTGATGGGCTCTCATTAGCAGGTCATTTTTTGTCAGATGCTTTTGCCGGACGCTTTAAAGGCATGCAATCTGGCGAAGCGGTGCCAGACGCTTAA
- a CDS encoding low molecular weight phosphatase family protein, with translation MENPGAVLFACNYNAVRSPMAEALMKHLCGQTIYVDSCGVRSGELDSFCVEVLWEVGIEMDKHRPKSFSDLQDTSFDLIFTLTPEAHHQALELTRTMAVNVEYWPTMDPTIATGSREQVLMSYRQVRDALNERLRKRFSTDDS, from the coding sequence GTGGAAAATCCCGGCGCGGTTTTATTTGCCTGCAATTATAATGCGGTGCGCTCACCTATGGCTGAAGCGTTGATGAAACATTTGTGTGGTCAGACAATTTATGTTGATTCTTGTGGTGTACGTTCCGGCGAATTGGATTCTTTTTGTGTAGAAGTTTTGTGGGAGGTTGGTATCGAGATGGATAAGCATCGGCCTAAGAGTTTTTCCGATTTGCAAGATACGTCTTTTGATTTGATTTTCACTCTGACGCCGGAAGCTCACCATCAGGCTCTTGAGTTGACCCGCACCATGGCCGTGAATGTGGAGTATTGGCCAACCATGGACCCCACTATTGCTACCGGAAGTCGTGAGCAAGTTCTCATGTCTTATAGGCAGGTGCGGGATGCGCTTAATGAACGGTTGCGTAAGCGCTTTTCTACCGATGATTCTTAA
- a CDS encoding UPF0262 family protein: MSGNDENTTSCIVDIVLDEKTVVRRGPEVEHERRVAVYDLLEENNFSLMEGGEGPYSLHLSIEENRLVFDVRHHEEGDTLRRILLSLTPFRRLIKDYFMVCENYYDAIRTAAPGRIEAIDVGRRALHDEGSRLLIDRLFGKVEVDFDTSRRLFTLICVLHIRG; encoded by the coding sequence ATGTCCGGCAATGATGAGAACACCACGTCCTGCATTGTTGATATTGTGCTGGACGAAAAAACGGTCGTGCGCCGTGGGCCGGAGGTTGAACACGAGCGCCGTGTCGCTGTTTATGATTTGTTGGAGGAAAATAATTTTTCCCTAATGGAGGGAGGCGAAGGGCCTTATAGTTTACATCTTTCTATAGAAGAAAACCGTCTTGTTTTTGACGTGCGTCATCATGAAGAAGGAGATACTCTTCGGCGCATTTTGTTGTCTCTTACACCATTTCGCAGACTTATTAAAGATTACTTTATGGTGTGCGAAAACTATTACGATGCTATTCGCACAGCAGCACCCGGGCGTATTGAAGCCATTGATGTTGGCCGCAGAGCTTTGCACGATGAAGGCTCCCGCTTGCTCATTGACCGGTTGTTCGGCAAGGTTGAGGTTGATTTTGATACCTCTCGACGCTTGTTCACTCTCATTTGCGTTTTGCATATTCGGGGATAG
- the hisD gene encoding histidinol dehydrogenase — protein sequence MVQRLSTADTGFEDSFTTLMGKRETQTVRVEEQVAAIIADVRQRGDTALLEYTARFDGQAAADSGLVIGSREIEAASGACEAATLEALNLAATRIRTFHERQCPVDDYHVDELGVKLGQRWTAVDAAGLYAPGGTASYPSSVLMNAIPAQVAGVNRRIMVTPAPQGTLNPLVLAAAHLSSIDELYRVGGAHAIAALAFGTETITPVDVITGPGNAYVAEAKRQVFGAVGIDSIAGPSEILVVADGHNDPAWIAADLVAQAEHDVTAQSILITDDETFTHLVEAAVAAQLETLPRRMIAQASWSDFGAIIQVRSLAESTALVNRLAPEHLSLAIEEPEGYLEHIHHAGAIFVGRYTPEAVGDYIAGPNHVLPTARAARFSSALAVTDFMKRSSVIHCSAENLSSLAPAVISLAQAEGLEAHARSISVRLNNKDGTS from the coding sequence ATGGTACAGCGTCTTTCCACTGCAGACACGGGTTTTGAAGATTCTTTTACAACTCTTATGGGCAAGCGGGAAACACAAACAGTTCGTGTTGAAGAACAGGTAGCCGCTATTATTGCCGATGTGCGGCAGCGCGGCGATACGGCGTTGTTGGAGTATACGGCACGATTTGATGGACAAGCGGCAGCGGATTCAGGCCTTGTTATAGGTTCCCGTGAAATAGAAGCGGCCTCCGGAGCATGTGAGGCAGCAACTCTTGAAGCATTGAATTTGGCAGCAACCCGCATTCGGACGTTCCATGAGAGGCAATGTCCGGTGGATGATTATCACGTAGATGAGTTAGGCGTTAAGTTAGGGCAACGCTGGACAGCGGTTGATGCTGCCGGTCTTTATGCTCCGGGAGGCACGGCCAGCTACCCAAGTTCGGTGCTCATGAATGCTATCCCGGCACAGGTCGCAGGAGTAAATCGTCGGATTATGGTAACACCGGCCCCACAAGGCACGCTTAATCCTTTGGTGCTGGCAGCCGCGCACCTTTCCAGTATAGATGAACTATACCGTGTTGGTGGCGCACACGCTATAGCAGCATTAGCATTTGGCACGGAAACTATCACGCCCGTTGATGTCATTACCGGTCCGGGTAATGCCTATGTGGCAGAGGCCAAGCGGCAGGTGTTTGGGGCAGTAGGGATTGATTCCATTGCAGGGCCTTCGGAAATCTTGGTTGTGGCCGATGGTCATAATGATCCGGCGTGGATTGCCGCTGACCTGGTAGCGCAAGCGGAGCATGATGTAACCGCTCAGAGTATTCTCATTACGGACGATGAGACGTTTACACACCTTGTGGAGGCAGCTGTTGCAGCGCAATTAGAAACTTTGCCACGCCGCATGATTGCACAGGCCAGCTGGAGTGATTTTGGTGCAATTATCCAAGTGCGCTCTCTTGCAGAAAGTACCGCACTGGTAAACCGGTTAGCACCGGAGCATTTATCGTTAGCAATTGAAGAGCCGGAAGGTTATCTGGAGCACATTCACCATGCGGGAGCTATTTTTGTAGGCCGCTATACGCCGGAGGCAGTAGGAGATTATATTGCAGGTCCCAATCATGTTTTGCCTACGGCGCGTGCAGCGCGGTTTTCATCGGCGCTAGCCGTAACAGACTTTATGAAGCGTAGTAGTGTCATTCATTGTTCGGCAGAGAATTTATCATCTCTTGCACCGGCGGTGATAAGCCTTGCGCAGGCAGAGGGGTTGGAGGCTCATGCCCGTTCGATTTCCGTTCGCCTTAACAATAAAGACGGGACATCGTAA
- a CDS encoding DUF2948 family protein, protein MSAQNNSDAPLRLIAHDQADLEVMAACFQDAVLQVGDMGHMATMRRFALVANRLRWERVHTGSETQTSAERVRCGLHFDDVNQVHARRIRRDRPDEVLSLMTIRFEPDTTNAPGGFVTLVFAGGGEVRLKVDALSAACADLSGPWPARGLPGHDAPETSGHQE, encoded by the coding sequence ATGTCGGCGCAAAACAACAGCGATGCCCCCTTACGGTTGATAGCTCATGATCAGGCTGATTTGGAAGTAATGGCGGCTTGTTTTCAAGATGCCGTATTGCAGGTGGGCGATATGGGGCATATGGCAACTATGAGAAGGTTTGCTTTGGTGGCCAATAGGTTGCGCTGGGAGAGAGTGCATACAGGGAGCGAGACACAGACAAGTGCCGAGCGTGTTCGATGCGGCCTTCATTTTGATGATGTGAATCAAGTGCATGCCCGTCGTATTCGACGTGATCGTCCTGACGAAGTGCTATCACTGATGACCATAAGGTTTGAGCCTGATACGACCAACGCCCCCGGTGGTTTTGTGACGTTGGTTTTTGCCGGTGGGGGTGAGGTGCGTCTCAAGGTTGATGCGTTAAGTGCAGCGTGTGCTGATTTAAGCGGCCCGTGGCCCGCCCGGGGGCTTCCCGGCCATGATGCACCTGAAACGTCCGGTCATCAGGAATAG